Proteins co-encoded in one candidate division WOR-3 bacterium genomic window:
- the lgt gene encoding prolipoprotein diacylglyceryl transferase, with product MYRYLFVIKEFKIPAYGFMAVIGYLVGMFFITKEGKERKIEPSVLQSLSIWIIVGMLIGARIWYVWENWCDFSSDFISIFKLWEGGMVFYGGFIGGFIGGLLFVKISKLNLPETMDVMAPGVAIAISIGRIGCFLNGCCYGRITNSWIGVSFPSRWLPPAYWDQVQKGLIPSTAECSLPVIPTQLISTLNLFIIFLILWKIRKKKIFNGFLFSLFIGLYGLHRFVIDFFRSYSGKALVLKFITLSQLLSIIMILISIVVITVNGVNKRKK from the coding sequence ATGTATCGTTATTTATTTGTAATTAAAGAATTCAAAATCCCTGCTTATGGGTTTATGGCTGTTATTGGATATCTTGTTGGGATGTTCTTTATAACGAAAGAAGGAAAAGAAAGGAAGATAGAACCTAGTGTATTACAATCTCTTTCAATATGGATAATTGTTGGAATGTTAATTGGAGCGAGAATTTGGTATGTTTGGGAAAACTGGTGTGATTTTAGTTCGGATTTTATCTCTATTTTTAAGTTATGGGAAGGAGGAATGGTATTTTATGGTGGTTTTATTGGAGGATTTATTGGAGGATTATTATTCGTAAAGATCTCAAAGTTAAATCTTCCTGAAACTATGGATGTAATGGCTCCAGGAGTCGCAATAGCAATTTCTATAGGAAGAATTGGATGTTTCCTTAATGGATGTTGCTATGGAAGGATAACAAATAGTTGGATTGGAGTCTCTTTCCCTTCTCGGTGGTTACCTCCGGCATATTGGGATCAAGTTCAAAAGGGTTTAATTCCTTCTACTGCTGAGTGTAGCCTTCCTGTTATTCCAACCCAACTCATTTCTACTTTAAATCTTTTTATAATCTTCTTAATACTTTGGAAAATTAGAAAGAAAAAAATATTTAACGGCTTTCTTTTTTCTTTATTTATAGGGTTATACGGCCTTCATAGATTTGTAATAGACTTCTTTCGATCTTATTCAGGGAAAGCTTTAGTCTTAAAATTTATTACACTTTCTCAGCTATTGAGTATTATTATGATATTAATTTCTATTGTAGTTATAACTGTAAACGGGGTTAATAAGAGAAAAAAGTGA
- a CDS encoding RnfABCDGE type electron transport complex subunit B, with product MEILIPVLTLGLLALGFGSFLIYSAEKFKVKKDEKVEAILSILPGADCGACGAAGCALFAEGVAKGEYNLYDCKVGGEEVANKIAEILGKEEKKASKKGEVAVLCCLGDVETAKRIVIYEGIPTCEALNLMGGDKGCQYGCLGLGDCFRACPFGAIKMGKNGLPYIIEEKCTACGICVKTCPRNLFEIIPKEMDIYLACRSYDDAKTVKEVCRRGCIGCGLCVRVTDNIIKMDGNLAKVEWKKVKDSISLEPALEKCPCKTFIRRSELRKIKNGEK from the coding sequence ATGGAAATATTGATACCCGTTTTAACTCTTGGGTTATTAGCTCTTGGCTTTGGAAGCTTTCTTATTTACAGTGCAGAAAAGTTTAAAGTCAAAAAGGATGAGAAAGTAGAAGCAATTCTAAGCATATTACCAGGTGCTGATTGTGGAGCTTGTGGAGCTGCTGGATGTGCTCTTTTTGCTGAAGGAGTGGCAAAAGGAGAATATAATTTATACGATTGTAAAGTAGGTGGAGAAGAAGTGGCAAATAAAATCGCAGAGATATTGGGAAAAGAAGAGAAAAAAGCTAGTAAAAAAGGAGAGGTGGCTGTTCTTTGTTGCCTTGGAGATGTAGAAACTGCAAAAAGGATTGTAATTTATGAAGGGATACCTACTTGTGAAGCACTCAATTTGATGGGTGGAGATAAAGGGTGTCAATATGGATGTCTTGGACTTGGAGATTGTTTTAGAGCTTGCCCATTTGGAGCTATTAAAATGGGAAAAAATGGATTACCTTATATAATAGAAGAAAAATGCACAGCCTGCGGAATTTGTGTTAAGACCTGTCCAAGAAATCTTTTTGAAATTATCCCAAAAGAAATGGACATTTATCTCGCTTGTCGTTCTTATGATGATGCTAAGACTGTTAAAGAAGTATGTAGGAGAGGTTGTATTGGTTGTGGACTTTGTGTAAGAGTTACAGACAATATAATAAAAATGGATGGTAATCTTGCAAAAGTAGAATGGAAAAAGGTAAAAGACAGTATATCTTTAGAACCCGCTTTAGAAAAATGTCCCTGTAAAACTTTTATAAGACGCTCCGAGTTAAGAAAAATTAAAAATGGAGAAAAATAA